A genome region from Hevea brasiliensis isolate MT/VB/25A 57/8 chromosome 9, ASM3005281v1, whole genome shotgun sequence includes the following:
- the LOC110664394 gene encoding polyadenylate-binding protein-interacting protein 12, whose protein sequence is MAVAENAGAKNGTSGQNFDTTVVSSDSKGPNDLERSKPRNESMVNPKESNFQAQDFDQSVNGECEHQESAAAAATLSNGKTNGTQIQNGFDISQQQMVAKSVGYETNQIQRAKSNGLNDMSDLVEILSKLNPLAEEFVPPSLGINHGYMGNGFGYTNNFAVQATPGNANGPATKRKKNNYNQGRRRMNSRTGMAQRDEVIRRTVYVSDIDQQVTEEQLAGLFIHCGQVVDCRICGDPNSVLRFAFIEFTDEEGARTALNLSGTVLGYYPLRVLPSKTAIAPVNPTFLPRSEDEREMCARTVYCTNIDKKVTQADVKLFFESLCGEVHRLRLLGDYHHSTRIAFVEFAVAESAILALNCSGAVLGSLPIRVSPSKTPVRPRIPRSPLH, encoded by the exons atggctGTTGCTGAGAATGCTGGGGCTAAAAACGGCACTTCCGGTCAAAATTTTGACACCACTGTAGTATCATCGGACTCAAAAGGACCAAACGATCTCGAAagatcaaaacccagaaatgaatcCATGGTCAACCCTAAGGAATCAAATTTTCAGGCCCAAGATTTTGATCAGAGTGTTAATGGCGAGTGTGAGCATCAAGAGAGCGCAGCTGCAGCAGCCACTCTGAGCAATGGCAAGACTAATGGGACCCAGATTCAGAATGGTTTCGACATCAGTCAGCAGCAGATGGTGGCAAAGTCTGTTGGGTATGAGACAAATCAGATTCAAAGGGCTAAATCTAATGGGTTGAACGATATGAGCGATTTGGTGGAGATTTTGTCCAAATTGAATCCCTTGGCTGAAGAGTTTGTCCCTCCTTCGCTTGGTATCAATCATGGCTATATGGGAAATGGGTTTGGGTACACTAACAATTTTGCAGTGCAAGCTACTCCTGGGAATGCCAATGGACCTGCTACTAAAAGG AAGAAGAACAACTATAATCAAGGACGCAGAAGGATGAACAGTAGGACAGGTATGGCTCAGCGCGATGAGGTAATCAGGAGGACTGTTTATGTTTCTGACATTGACCAACAG GTTACTGAAGAGCAGCTTGCAGGTCTCTTTATTCATTGTGGGCAG GTGGTTGATTGTCGAATATGTGGTGATCCTAATTCTGTTCTTCGATTTGCCTTCATTGAGTTCACAGACGAAG AAGGGGCTAGGACTGCTTTAAATTTGTCTGGAACGGTGCTTGGATATTACCCACTAAGGGTACTGCCTTCCAAAACTGCAATTGCACCTGTTAACCCCACATTTTTGCCAAGG TCTGAAGATGAGCGTGAGATGTGTGCAAGAACTGTTTACTGTACAAATATTGACAAGAAG GTTACTCAGGCAGATGTCAAACTCTTCTTTGAATCACTTTGTGGAGAG GTTCATCGCTTGAGGCTTCTTGGGGATTATCATCATTCAACACGCATTGCTTTTGTTGAGTTCGCAGTG GCCGAAAGCGCAATTTTGGCACTTAACTGTAGTGGTGCGGTCCTGGGATCTCTGCCAATAAG GGTGAGCCCATCAAAGACACCTGTTCGGCCTCGCATCCCTCGTTCTCCATTGCACTGA